From Vigna unguiculata cultivar IT97K-499-35 chromosome 5, ASM411807v1, whole genome shotgun sequence, the proteins below share one genomic window:
- the LOC114183499 gene encoding uncharacterized protein LOC114183499 isoform X2, which translates to MEPTDPEVSHESLVTDAEWVCKSPNSGISATSSGWPPFDDSKSSSLAYSLSAEEQATVAVLQLQHKALEACQKFFAGDAGSDGDEDESNDEDEEEWVDNFDPKECEEYRFFERVFAEDGDLRRYYENNHREGDFYCLVCGGIGKKVWKRFKDCASLIHHSTAILRTTRKRAHRAYAQVISKVVGCNIDQLPAIELKGLDSSLEGSRKLLGFEKEGDNLDGKVSEPSSENGREIVKESHESVVADAGWVTGNANSDFSSTASGWPSFNDTKSSSLTHSPSAEEKATMAVLQLQHKALASCRKFLVGDASSDSDEDGKDDINSDSEDDEDEDEEEEDGLVDSYDSKECKEYKFFEKVFAEDDDLRKYYENNHRDGDFYCLVCGGIRKKVWKRFKDSIALIQHSTSILRTKRKRAHRAYAQIICKVVGWDIDQLPAIVLKDLDSSKAGSKKLLVEPTKPAEGCIDDSNAEPET; encoded by the exons ATGGAGCCAACTGACCCAGAG GTATCGCATGAATCTCTGGTTACTGATGCCGAATGGGTATGTAAAAGCCCCAATTCAGGCATCTCTGCTACGTCTTCAGGATGGCCTCCCTTTGATGACAGCAAATCATCTTCTCTCGCATATTCTCTATCAGCAGAAGAGCAAGCAACTGTGGCAGTGTTGCAATTGCAGCACAAAGCATTAGAAGCTTGTCAGAAGTTCTTTGCTGGCGATGCTGGTTCTGATGGTGACGAAGATGAAAGTAATGATGAGGATGAAGAAGAGTGGGTGGATAATTTTGATCCTAAAGAATGTGAGGAGTATAGGTTCTTTGAAAGAGTGTTTGCCGAAGATGGTGACTTGAGGAGATATTATGAGAACAATCACAGGGAGGGGGATTTCTATTGTTTGGTCTGTGGAGGTATAGGCAAGAAAGTATGGAAGAGGTTTAAGGATTGTGCTTCTCTAATCCATCACTCCACTGCCATACTAAGGACAACAAGGAAGCGAGCTCACAGGGCCTATGCGCAGGTGATCAGCAAAGTTGTTGGTTGCAACATAGATCAATTGCCAGCTATTGAGTTGAAGGGTTTGGATTCCTCCTTGGAAGGTTCAAGGAAGCTGTTG GGTTTTGAGAAGGAAGGTGATAATCTAGATGGAAAGGTCTCAGAACCAAGTTcagaaaatggaagagaaataGTTAAG GAATCACATGAATCTGTGGTTGCTGATGCTGGATGGGTAACTGGAAACGCCAATTCTGATTTCTCTTCTACGGCTTCAGGATGGCCTTCCTTTAATGACACCAAATCATCTTCCCTCACTCATTCTCCATCAGCAGAAGAGAAAGCTACTATGGCAGTGCTGCAATTGCAGCACAAAGCATTAGCATCTTGCCGGAAGTTTTTAGTTGGTGATGCCAGTTCTGACAGTGATGAAGATGGCAAAGATGACATTAATTCTGACAGTGAAGATGATGAGGATGAAgatgaggaggaagaagatgggtTGGTAGATAGTTATGATTCTAAAGAATGTAAAGAGTACAAGTTCTTCGAAAAGGTGTTTGCAGAAGATGATGACTTGAGGAAATACTATGAGAATAATCATAGGGATGGAGATTTTTATTGTTTGGTTTGTGGAGGTATACGGAAGAAAGTATGGAAGAGGTTTAAGGATAGCATTGCACTGATTCAGCACTCCACTTCCATACTTAGAACAAAAAGGAAGCGAGCTCACAGGGCCTATGCACAGATCATCTGCAAAGTTGTTGGTTGGGACATTGATCAATTGCCAGCTATTGTGTTAAAGGATTTGGATTCCTCCAAGGCAGGTTCCAAGAAGCTTTTG GTTGAACCCACAAAACCTGCTGAGGGTTGTATTGATGATTCAAAT GCTGAACCTGAAACCTGA
- the LOC114183499 gene encoding uncharacterized protein LOC114183499 isoform X1, giving the protein MQEIKVHSDGEMLKCFGMVLMLKVSHESLVTDAEWVCKSPNSGISATSSGWPPFDDSKSSSLAYSLSAEEQATVAVLQLQHKALEACQKFFAGDAGSDGDEDESNDEDEEEWVDNFDPKECEEYRFFERVFAEDGDLRRYYENNHREGDFYCLVCGGIGKKVWKRFKDCASLIHHSTAILRTTRKRAHRAYAQVISKVVGCNIDQLPAIELKGLDSSLEGSRKLLGFEKEGDNLDGKVSEPSSENGREIVKESHESVVADAGWVTGNANSDFSSTASGWPSFNDTKSSSLTHSPSAEEKATMAVLQLQHKALASCRKFLVGDASSDSDEDGKDDINSDSEDDEDEDEEEEDGLVDSYDSKECKEYKFFEKVFAEDDDLRKYYENNHRDGDFYCLVCGGIRKKVWKRFKDSIALIQHSTSILRTKRKRAHRAYAQIICKVVGWDIDQLPAIVLKDLDSSKAGSKKLLVEPTKPAEGCIDDSNAEPET; this is encoded by the exons ATGCAAGAAATTAAGGTGCATAGTGATGGAGAAATGTTAAAATGTTTTGGCATGGTTCTGATGCTAAAG GTATCGCATGAATCTCTGGTTACTGATGCCGAATGGGTATGTAAAAGCCCCAATTCAGGCATCTCTGCTACGTCTTCAGGATGGCCTCCCTTTGATGACAGCAAATCATCTTCTCTCGCATATTCTCTATCAGCAGAAGAGCAAGCAACTGTGGCAGTGTTGCAATTGCAGCACAAAGCATTAGAAGCTTGTCAGAAGTTCTTTGCTGGCGATGCTGGTTCTGATGGTGACGAAGATGAAAGTAATGATGAGGATGAAGAAGAGTGGGTGGATAATTTTGATCCTAAAGAATGTGAGGAGTATAGGTTCTTTGAAAGAGTGTTTGCCGAAGATGGTGACTTGAGGAGATATTATGAGAACAATCACAGGGAGGGGGATTTCTATTGTTTGGTCTGTGGAGGTATAGGCAAGAAAGTATGGAAGAGGTTTAAGGATTGTGCTTCTCTAATCCATCACTCCACTGCCATACTAAGGACAACAAGGAAGCGAGCTCACAGGGCCTATGCGCAGGTGATCAGCAAAGTTGTTGGTTGCAACATAGATCAATTGCCAGCTATTGAGTTGAAGGGTTTGGATTCCTCCTTGGAAGGTTCAAGGAAGCTGTTG GGTTTTGAGAAGGAAGGTGATAATCTAGATGGAAAGGTCTCAGAACCAAGTTcagaaaatggaagagaaataGTTAAG GAATCACATGAATCTGTGGTTGCTGATGCTGGATGGGTAACTGGAAACGCCAATTCTGATTTCTCTTCTACGGCTTCAGGATGGCCTTCCTTTAATGACACCAAATCATCTTCCCTCACTCATTCTCCATCAGCAGAAGAGAAAGCTACTATGGCAGTGCTGCAATTGCAGCACAAAGCATTAGCATCTTGCCGGAAGTTTTTAGTTGGTGATGCCAGTTCTGACAGTGATGAAGATGGCAAAGATGACATTAATTCTGACAGTGAAGATGATGAGGATGAAgatgaggaggaagaagatgggtTGGTAGATAGTTATGATTCTAAAGAATGTAAAGAGTACAAGTTCTTCGAAAAGGTGTTTGCAGAAGATGATGACTTGAGGAAATACTATGAGAATAATCATAGGGATGGAGATTTTTATTGTTTGGTTTGTGGAGGTATACGGAAGAAAGTATGGAAGAGGTTTAAGGATAGCATTGCACTGATTCAGCACTCCACTTCCATACTTAGAACAAAAAGGAAGCGAGCTCACAGGGCCTATGCACAGATCATCTGCAAAGTTGTTGGTTGGGACATTGATCAATTGCCAGCTATTGTGTTAAAGGATTTGGATTCCTCCAAGGCAGGTTCCAAGAAGCTTTTG GTTGAACCCACAAAACCTGCTGAGGGTTGTATTGATGATTCAAAT GCTGAACCTGAAACCTGA